The proteins below are encoded in one region of Legionella antarctica:
- a CDS encoding 3-oxoacyl-ACP synthase III family protein, with protein MKTIIIDSSVYVPKQVVSNDVYEKKFNLEKNWIEKRTGIQLRHLAEETQSTSDLAVEAIKPILSRNSEPIEFILCATSTPDSLLPSTANKICNKLDLNHDVFCFDIMAACSGFLYALSVANAFIQSGLYQSGIVVGSDKMSAIINQEDPYTCTLFGDAAGAFLLKKSSHSDKGIISTVLGSDSTGVDKLFIKAGGSEIPMTSQRLLNNEHYVTMLGKEVFINAVNKMTSMIDKVTEKSGLSSKEIHYIIPHQANQRISDAVYDKLGRPEHVKMFSIIKNHGNIVNASIPVTYHCYQKEMSSNKNMIMVSFGAGFNFGALHIRT; from the coding sequence ATGAAAACCATAATAATTGATTCCAGTGTCTATGTTCCTAAACAGGTAGTATCTAACGATGTGTATGAAAAGAAATTTAACCTTGAAAAAAACTGGATAGAGAAACGAACAGGAATTCAATTAAGACACCTCGCCGAAGAGACTCAGTCTACCTCTGATTTAGCCGTTGAAGCTATTAAACCGATATTAAGTCGAAACAGTGAGCCAATTGAATTTATTTTATGCGCCACATCCACTCCAGACTCCTTACTGCCCTCCACAGCAAATAAAATTTGCAACAAGCTAGACTTGAATCATGATGTTTTTTGTTTTGATATTATGGCAGCCTGTTCAGGATTTTTGTATGCATTATCGGTAGCGAATGCATTTATCCAATCCGGTTTATATCAATCTGGGATTGTAGTTGGTTCGGATAAAATGTCTGCAATCATTAATCAGGAAGATCCATACACTTGTACGCTTTTTGGGGATGCAGCGGGTGCTTTTCTCTTAAAAAAATCTTCACATTCAGACAAAGGCATCATTTCTACGGTGCTGGGTAGTGATAGCACGGGTGTAGATAAACTTTTTATTAAAGCAGGTGGCTCTGAAATACCAATGACTAGCCAGAGACTTTTAAACAATGAGCATTATGTCACTATGCTGGGTAAAGAGGTATTCATAAATGCGGTAAATAAAATGACCAGTATGATCGATAAAGTTACTGAAAAAAGCGGATTATCTAGCAAGGAAATACACTATATCATTCCACATCAAGCCAACCAGCGCATTTCTGATGCAGTGTACGATAAACTCGGACGACCTGAACATGTTAAAATGTTTAGCATTATCAAGAATCACGGTAATATCGTGAACGCCAGCATTCCTGTCACTTATCATTGTTATCAAAAAGAAATGAGCAGTAATAAAAATATGATAATGGTTTCTTTTGGAGCAGGATTTAATTTTGGCGCCCTCCATATACGCACCTGA
- a CDS encoding IS66 family transposase: protein MMKRQEIKQVLDELTKDIDSLADKKAVTIIKVLVNLVEMLAEENALLREENQVLRDEINRLKGEQGKPNIRGQSKGSNGDNTGNSNHSSEGDRNKRGKGNNKNTGKDKKNVRIDRRVTIALDKATLPDDAKFKGFEIRIIQDLKIITDNVEFKLETYYSPSLKKTFIAPIPGEYKGSEFGPGVKALVITLYRDAGMTESAIERFLKTCGIQISHGKIASMLTEGNDIFHQEKEDIVDAGSNAGLYQQMDDTGSRVNGKNHYTHVLCNDFFTAYFTRRKKDRLTLLELLCRDQLKFMFNQEAYELMDEFGLAKKWLDQIKPMLHAQPLTRESIDSLMGTLFPNPKKHSTNRRIILESAALAYYQHSKYFIHYLMTDDAPQFNKLALHHALCWIHEGRHYKKLTPFSDMNQNILAVFLEQLWDFYHALLTYKTAPSQSMAQQLSMQFDTLFATTTGYDVLDQRIAKTRAKKQALLLVLDHPFLPLHNNASELGTRFQARIRDINLQTVSQNGTKSKDTFATIVQTARKLKVNVYQYIYDRVTKKFEMPSLAELILLKVRQVPCTT, encoded by the coding sequence ATGATGAAACGCCAAGAAATCAAACAAGTTTTAGATGAGTTAACAAAAGATATCGATAGTCTTGCCGACAAAAAGGCCGTGACTATCATTAAGGTATTGGTTAATTTGGTCGAAATGCTTGCCGAAGAAAATGCTTTGCTCAGAGAGGAAAACCAAGTATTACGTGATGAGATAAACCGCCTTAAGGGTGAACAGGGCAAACCTAATATTCGCGGTCAATCCAAAGGTAGCAATGGCGATAATACAGGCAATTCCAATCATTCATCTGAAGGAGATCGCAATAAACGTGGTAAAGGGAACAATAAAAACACAGGCAAAGACAAAAAAAACGTACGTATTGATAGACGTGTTACGATTGCTCTGGACAAAGCAACGCTGCCAGATGACGCCAAGTTCAAGGGTTTTGAGATTCGAATCATCCAGGATCTAAAAATCATCACGGATAATGTTGAATTCAAGCTGGAAACGTATTACTCACCATCTTTGAAAAAAACCTTTATTGCGCCGATTCCTGGCGAATATAAGGGCAGTGAATTTGGTCCTGGGGTTAAAGCGCTGGTCATCACATTATACCGTGATGCAGGGATGACGGAGAGCGCCATTGAGCGCTTTTTAAAAACATGTGGTATTCAAATATCACATGGTAAAATTGCTTCCATGCTGACAGAAGGCAATGATATTTTTCATCAGGAAAAAGAAGATATTGTCGATGCCGGTAGCAACGCAGGCTTGTACCAGCAGATGGATGACACAGGCAGTCGTGTTAACGGCAAAAATCACTACACCCATGTTTTATGTAATGACTTTTTTACAGCATACTTCACTCGTCGTAAAAAAGATCGCTTGACCTTATTGGAGTTGCTGTGTCGAGACCAATTAAAGTTTATGTTTAATCAGGAGGCTTATGAGTTAATGGATGAGTTTGGTCTCGCAAAAAAATGGTTGGATCAAATTAAACCAATGCTGCATGCACAACCCCTCACACGTGAATCAATCGATAGTTTGATGGGAACACTTTTTCCAAATCCAAAAAAACACAGCACGAATCGACGCATAATTCTTGAGTCAGCAGCTCTTGCCTATTATCAGCACTCGAAATACTTCATCCATTATTTAATGACAGATGATGCGCCTCAGTTTAATAAATTGGCCCTACATCATGCGCTGTGCTGGATCCATGAAGGTCGTCATTATAAAAAACTCACTCCATTCTCAGATATGAATCAGAATATATTGGCTGTATTTCTTGAGCAATTATGGGATTTCTACCATGCATTATTGACTTACAAGACGGCTCCATCTCAATCAATGGCCCAACAACTATCAATGCAATTTGATACTTTGTTCGCAACCACGACAGGCTATGATGTTTTAGATCAACGCATTGCAAAGACACGTGCTAAAAAACAAGCGTTATTATTGGTGTTAGACCATCCATTTCTGCCATTGCACAACAATGCCTCTGAATTAGGGACACGGTTTCAAGCAAGGATACGCGACATCAATCTCCAAACGGTCTCCCAAAATGGCACCAAATCAAAGGATACGTTTGCCACGATTGTACAGACGGCCAGAAAACTGAAAGTTAACGTTTATCAGTATATTTACGATAGGGTGACTAAAAAATTTGAAATGCCATCATTGGCTGAATTAATCTTACTTAAAGTGCGGCAGGTTCCATGCACCACATAA
- a CDS encoding transposase — MSKKRAYYTAAKKAKITLAAIEGKLTQAQITSEYGVHATQVKTWKQSAIKAINDLFSGANEKEAKSQEQLVEALYQEIGRLQAQLSWLKKKHEL, encoded by the coding sequence ATGTCTAAAAAGCGAGCTTATTATACGGCGGCCAAGAAGGCAAAAATAACGCTAGCTGCGATTGAGGGGAAACTCACACAAGCGCAAATTACCAGTGAATACGGTGTTCACGCAACGCAGGTAAAAACTTGGAAGCAATCGGCCATCAAAGCCATTAACGATTTATTCTCTGGGGCTAATGAAAAAGAAGCCAAGTCCCAAGAGCAGCTTGTTGAGGCATTATATCAAGAAATTGGTCGACTTCAAGCGCAGCTATCTTGGCTAAAAAAAAAGCATGAACTTTAG
- a CDS encoding peptide chain release factor family protein: MVGKDKWSRLRVWMKQLDISEDDVVEKFIVGSGKGGQKLHKTSSSVYLKHVPTGIDIKCQKSRSRQDNRYFARIKLCEKLHASIGDEQTKEQQKIEKLKRQKKRRLRRSKQKLPDNKSI, translated from the coding sequence ATGGTTGGCAAAGATAAATGGTCCAGACTTAGAGTCTGGATGAAACAACTTGATATTAGTGAGGATGATGTTGTTGAAAAATTTATTGTAGGCAGTGGCAAAGGCGGCCAAAAATTACACAAAACATCCTCCAGTGTCTACTTAAAACATGTTCCTACAGGGATTGATATTAAATGCCAGAAAAGCAGGAGTCGTCAAGATAACCGTTATTTTGCCCGCATAAAATTATGTGAAAAATTACATGCTTCAATAGGTGATGAACAAACCAAAGAACAACAAAAAATTGAAAAACTAAAACGCCAAAAGAAAAGGCGGTTAAGAAGATCAAAGCAAAAGTTGCCAGATAATAAATCGATATAA
- a CDS encoding UbiX family flavin prenyltransferase — translation MSHPKKNRLVIGISGATGIIYGVRLLELLKQTTDIETHLVVSKAGHQTRAYETTLSSSGLTDLADFNYNNADIAASISSGSFKTIGMIIAPCSMRTLADIACGTTSTLISRAADVVLKERRRLVVMARESPLNLVHIDNMRRVTEMGGIVAPASPAFYTQPDSIDDLINHSIGRILDLFDIDLDIVKRWEPPFHPKS, via the coding sequence ATGTCCCACCCTAAAAAAAATAGACTCGTAATTGGCATCAGCGGCGCAACTGGCATTATTTATGGTGTTAGATTGTTAGAACTATTAAAGCAAACTACTGATATTGAAACTCATTTAGTGGTTTCAAAGGCCGGACACCAAACCCGTGCCTATGAAACAACTCTTTCCTCAAGTGGTTTAACTGACTTGGCAGATTTTAATTACAATAATGCTGATATCGCAGCATCGATTTCAAGTGGCTCATTTAAAACCATAGGGATGATCATTGCACCCTGCTCAATGCGGACTCTTGCCGATATCGCTTGTGGAACCACATCAACCCTTATTAGTCGTGCAGCTGATGTAGTTTTAAAAGAGCGTAGAAGACTGGTGGTTATGGCCCGTGAATCACCCCTCAACCTGGTGCACATTGATAATATGAGGAGAGTGACTGAAATGGGCGGCATTGTTGCTCCTGCTTCACCAGCTTTTTATACACAACCCGATTCAATTGATGATCTGATTAACCACAGCATTGGCCGTATACTGGATTTGTTCGACATTGATCTCGATATTGTCAAAAGATGGGAGCCCCCTTTCCATCCAAAATCTTGA
- a CDS encoding AMP-binding protein, with translation MNNVESIIDRLIAVTEKRANYEALHHYNSDEDERLSYQQLYLEVRKLAFVLKEKIQPGDRVLILLHPGMDYILSFLACMYNGAIAVPCPQPVNATLATKILNIIADCTPSLILIDSHLDLNPDKKPTEEVGNYHSLLSEIAQHPIFSVDRQVLDQVHPIIEPVYHPIAFLQYTSGSTSFPKGVINLHSNVLHNIQLGANQLQLSSSPCHMGSWLPPYHDMGLIAMILTALLTGSTLHFMSPYMFIHYPQKWLQMITDHHIRYSAAPNFGYAYCVEKIKENHLASLDLSPWEIAICGAEFIHKKTFEVFFKKFSSAGFKKTAFTPGYGLAEATVFVSTEDVINPPAFKEIIHNGHAKLVACCGKPLMDTLIANPDTQEILDEKQEGEILLQSKSITPGYWNNSAPVDRGIFHEIKGITYLKTGDLGMMENEKLYVFGRLKELIIINGVNHFPTDFENSIIMNIEGLNPGHVVAFAEEQNSKEHLSVALANPRKISLTNEELADKVEKIIESYHAVRPLRIYILKNSAIPKTSSGKIQRLKLAQGVKTGDIDSQVIIDNSIGEKTENSYQDDSLKDNSSLKQLAKIAASILRLKDKEKLSFDAPLKNLGFDSIHFAELMTQASQYFRQDEHKYALERLGLQSNLRDISTYMSLDRQEKSTQKTTRFCSRIENINKIKDYHSSLNIKLKDKVFCNPYESAGSDTIILRGEAYINFGSFNYLGLADHPQIIKQVKAAIDQYGTSASASRLVAGDRLITQELEQAIAKHIGVEEALIYNSGYDTNFSTIACLCGADDLILYDA, from the coding sequence ATGAACAATGTAGAATCAATCATCGATCGTTTAATTGCAGTTACAGAGAAAAGGGCTAATTACGAGGCATTGCATCATTACAATTCAGATGAAGATGAACGCTTAAGTTACCAACAACTTTATCTTGAGGTTCGAAAATTAGCTTTTGTCCTTAAAGAAAAAATTCAGCCCGGTGATCGTGTACTCATCCTCCTGCACCCGGGGATGGATTATATTCTTTCATTTTTAGCCTGTATGTATAACGGCGCCATCGCTGTGCCCTGCCCTCAGCCAGTAAACGCTACATTAGCTACAAAAATTTTAAATATTATTGCTGATTGCACGCCAAGCCTCATATTAATTGATTCACATCTCGACTTAAATCCAGATAAAAAACCAACAGAGGAGGTAGGCAATTATCATAGCTTGCTATCAGAAATAGCCCAGCATCCCATTTTTTCAGTTGATAGACAAGTGCTAGATCAAGTTCATCCTATAATTGAACCTGTCTACCACCCCATTGCTTTTTTACAATATACATCGGGGTCAACAAGTTTTCCTAAAGGGGTCATAAATTTACACTCCAATGTACTGCACAACATACAATTGGGTGCCAACCAGTTACAATTATCATCATCCCCATGCCATATGGGAAGTTGGCTTCCTCCATACCATGATATGGGGTTAATAGCTATGATACTTACCGCACTGCTTACTGGTTCAACCCTTCATTTTATGTCGCCTTATATGTTTATACACTACCCCCAAAAATGGTTACAGATGATAACCGACCATCACATCCGCTATTCTGCAGCACCTAATTTCGGCTATGCCTATTGTGTTGAAAAAATCAAAGAGAACCACCTTGCCTCTTTAGACCTAAGTCCATGGGAAATAGCTATATGTGGCGCAGAATTTATTCATAAGAAAACGTTCGAAGTTTTTTTTAAGAAATTTTCATCTGCCGGTTTTAAAAAAACAGCCTTTACACCAGGATACGGCTTGGCGGAAGCCACGGTTTTTGTTTCTACTGAAGACGTTATTAATCCCCCTGCTTTTAAAGAAATAATTCATAATGGGCATGCAAAACTAGTCGCCTGCTGTGGCAAACCGTTGATGGATACACTGATTGCTAATCCAGACACTCAAGAAATCCTTGACGAGAAACAAGAAGGAGAAATTCTGCTGCAGAGTAAAAGTATTACCCCAGGATACTGGAACAACTCTGCTCCAGTTGACAGAGGCATCTTTCATGAAATCAAGGGGATAACCTATTTAAAAACAGGTGACCTGGGGATGATGGAAAATGAAAAACTGTATGTTTTTGGCCGTTTAAAAGAGCTGATTATAATCAACGGAGTGAATCATTTCCCAACCGACTTTGAGAATTCAATTATTATGAATATTGAAGGACTAAATCCAGGGCACGTTGTTGCTTTTGCAGAGGAACAGAATAGCAAGGAACACTTATCTGTTGCTCTGGCTAATCCTAGAAAAATATCCTTAACGAATGAAGAGCTGGCGGACAAAGTTGAAAAAATCATTGAAAGCTATCACGCGGTTAGACCGTTACGAATCTATATTTTAAAAAACAGCGCAATCCCTAAAACATCCAGCGGCAAGATACAGCGCTTAAAATTAGCTCAGGGCGTTAAAACAGGTGATATAGACAGTCAGGTAATAATAGATAACAGCATTGGAGAAAAAACAGAAAATAGTTACCAGGACGATAGTCTTAAGGACAATTCCTCTTTAAAACAATTGGCAAAAATAGCAGCATCGATTTTGAGGTTAAAAGACAAAGAAAAGTTGTCTTTTGACGCTCCTTTAAAGAATCTGGGTTTCGATTCAATACATTTTGCTGAGCTCATGACTCAAGCAAGCCAATATTTCAGGCAAGATGAGCACAAGTATGCCTTGGAGAGACTTGGTCTGCAGAGTAATCTTAGGGACATCAGTACTTATATGTCACTTGATAGACAGGAAAAATCCACTCAAAAAACGACAAGGTTTTGTTCACGCATCGAAAATATAAATAAAATAAAAGATTACCATTCATCCCTAAATATTAAACTAAAAGATAAGGTTTTTTGCAACCCGTATGAAAGCGCAGGATCAGATACCATTATCCTACGCGGTGAAGCCTATATTAATTTTGGTAGTTTTAACTATCTTGGCTTAGCTGATCATCCCCAAATTATAAAGCAGGTTAAGGCAGCGATTGATCAATATGGAACATCGGCATCAGCCAGCCGCTTAGTTGCCGGGGACAGACTAATTACCCAGGAATTAGAACAGGCTATTGCAAAGCACATCGGTGTTGAGGAAGCATTAATATATAATTCAGGCTATGATACCAATTTCAGCACCATTGCTTGTCTTTGCGGTGCTGATGATTTAATTTTATACGATGCCTAG